ACCACTTCATGCGGCCGCGCCGCTCGATCTCGGCCTGCTCCTCGGCGGAGAGCTCGATCTCGACGGCCGCCAGCAGTTCGTCCTCCTCGGACGCCGGCGCGCCGGCCGCCGCGGGGGCGTCGGCCGTCTCCGCGGGAGCCTCCTCCTCGGCGACGAAGTCCTCGTCGGGCAGGTCGAAGAAGAGCGAATCGGAACCGTCGTCGCCGCTCTCGGCGGCCGCGGCCTCCAGCTCCTTGCCCTCGGGCTTCTCGCGGGTTTCGTCAGAATCAAACACGGCCGGCTCCATTCCCGTCGTCACGTTCGGTCTGCGCGTCCGTCGACCGGCTTGCCGCCGGATCCGCGCCGGACTGGGTCCCGATCCGTGCAGAGCGGGATCCGGACGCAATTCAGACACACGGAGGCACCCCGAAAACGGGACCTTCCGTCCCATCTCCAGGGCCCTGATCGATTTTTCCCGTCACTCCCGGCTAGGCCAGGGAGATGATCGTCTTGATGCCCAGGTCCAGGATCTTGTCCACGGCGAACAGCAGCACGGTGATGACCGCGACCGTCACCATGACGACCACCGTCGACTCCTTCAGCTCAGCGATGCTGGGCCAGGACACCCTCTTCAGCTCCTGGGAAGTCTCCCGAAGGTAGCTGGACAACCGGTTCACCATGTTCCCAGGTCCTTCCTCGGCTCCGGCCTCGCCTCGCGACGGGCCGGCTTCAGATTGCGGTGGCAGGGGCGGCAGGGCTCGAACCCGCGACCCTCGGTTTTGGAGACCGATGCTCTACCAACTGAGCTACACCCCTGCAAATCCAGGCTTCCGCGCGGGCCGGAGCCCCGCGGAGGGTCGTATCAGCGGAACTAGCGCGTTTCCTTGTGCGGCGTGTGCTTGTTGCAACGCGGACAGTACTTCTTGTGCTCCACCCGGTCGGGGTGCAGGCGCTTGTTCTTCTTGGTCGTGTAGTTCCTCATCTTGCACTCGGGGCAAGCGAGGGTAATGATGTCTCGCATGAGACCTGACTCCTCGGCTGCAAGGCGCGTCG
The bacterium genome window above contains:
- the secE gene encoding preprotein translocase subunit SecE, coding for MVNRLSSYLRETSQELKRVSWPSIAELKESTVVVMVTVAVITVLLFAVDKILDLGIKTIISLA
- the rpmG gene encoding 50S ribosomal protein L33, translating into MRDIITLACPECKMRNYTTKKNKRLHPDRVEHKKYCPRCNKHTPHKETR